In a single window of the Melioribacteraceae bacterium genome:
- a CDS encoding T9SS type A sorting domain-containing protein has protein sequence MKKIKIVFTLLTIFAYTLSAQNKSISIPMALEPKLNEDSYVIDAHDLLQKFNEVNGIDIKKLSEIPMLKKQTAWNFNVGSTKSWWASKFTDNTFYQVPSTCRAVGTNCYIFVADDMWGNRVTAEGVEAVRKAFDQSTPANPNKGVYQNNVEAFGNPPDIDNDPRIIILILDILDGYSGSGGYVAGYFHSLNQINHTNSNKSEIYYMDANPLPLNNSDGLATAISITAHEFQHMIHYNYDADEESFVNESMSMVAEVVNGYPLRSQIGSSGYNFETNYSLFNWRGNDDPKVLIDYSRAARYSLYLYEQFGPQILKGIVQSSFNGINGINAGINSVSPPTSRNFISILEDWFIANYLNDRNVDSRYGYTNPRALKVSSTIHENGNVNTTANGVYKYAAQYITYNKGEDLKFTFNNQGNTFIQAKAIKIGASQKAVENVSSGVTYSVPDFGSTFTEVTFVIYVIDQNVFPSTTNWSFTYSSTAKGAAVPTGPVEIAYDKSEPVGVYVLSVGDTVAVAFEGKAGMKLDSIKVALRNTAQMQGGIWRLRNSAPVVTGQRLAGPFTVAGITTPVYNSATQSYPIPYNNWVKVDLRSANIDASTAFSAAFVINGVYENSASPFNRVMHSELTGSTPMNSWTYLNNPSSETSPPGWYYIVNSERGTVSLYLIRAYVSSTVSGVKEEYELLPGTYALAQNYPNPFNPETAISYTLAAPQFVSVKIYDALGKEIRTLVNQEREAGSYKTNWNGTDDNGNLVSSGIYFYKINAGNFTQTKKMVLAK, from the coding sequence ATGAAAAAAATAAAAATTGTATTTACCTTATTAACAATATTTGCCTATACACTATCAGCGCAAAATAAATCAATATCAATTCCAATGGCATTAGAGCCTAAGTTGAATGAAGACAGTTATGTAATTGACGCGCATGATCTTTTACAAAAATTTAATGAAGTAAATGGAATTGACATTAAAAAACTATCTGAAATTCCTATGCTAAAAAAGCAAACCGCATGGAATTTTAATGTTGGATCTACAAAAAGCTGGTGGGCTTCCAAATTTACCGACAACACTTTTTATCAAGTTCCTTCAACTTGCAGAGCAGTAGGAACAAATTGTTATATTTTTGTGGCTGATGATATGTGGGGAAATAGAGTTACAGCCGAAGGTGTTGAGGCAGTCAGAAAAGCTTTTGATCAGAGCACCCCGGCAAATCCAAATAAGGGTGTTTACCAGAATAATGTTGAAGCTTTTGGAAATCCACCGGATATAGATAATGATCCAAGAATCATAATTTTAATTTTAGATATCCTTGATGGCTATTCAGGTTCAGGAGGATATGTCGCTGGATATTTTCATTCTTTAAATCAAATAAACCATACCAATAGTAATAAATCTGAAATTTATTATATGGACGCGAATCCATTACCACTCAATAATAGTGATGGACTTGCAACAGCAATATCAATTACAGCTCACGAGTTTCAACACATGATTCATTATAATTATGATGCTGATGAAGAATCTTTTGTGAATGAGAGTATGTCGATGGTAGCGGAAGTTGTAAATGGTTATCCTTTAAGAAGTCAAATTGGTTCAAGCGGCTATAACTTCGAAACTAACTATTCTTTATTTAATTGGCGGGGTAATGATGATCCCAAAGTATTGATTGATTATTCACGAGCGGCAAGGTACTCACTCTATTTATATGAACAATTTGGACCTCAAATTTTAAAGGGAATCGTTCAATCTTCATTCAATGGAATAAATGGTATTAATGCCGGAATAAATTCTGTCTCACCGCCAACTTCAAGAAATTTTATTTCAATACTTGAGGACTGGTTTATAGCCAACTACTTAAATGATAGAAATGTAGACAGCCGTTACGGTTACACCAATCCAAGGGCGTTAAAAGTTAGTTCTACCATTCACGAAAATGGAAATGTAAATACAACCGCTAATGGTGTTTATAAATATGCCGCCCAGTATATAACTTATAATAAAGGGGAAGACTTAAAATTTACATTTAATAATCAGGGCAATACATTTATACAGGCAAAGGCAATAAAAATTGGAGCATCCCAAAAAGCTGTTGAAAATGTTTCATCAGGTGTTACCTATTCTGTCCCCGATTTTGGTTCAACATTTACAGAAGTTACTTTTGTTATTTATGTGATTGATCAAAATGTATTTCCATCAACTACAAATTGGAGTTTTACATATAGCTCAACAGCAAAAGGAGCCGCAGTTCCCACCGGACCTGTAGAAATTGCATATGATAAATCGGAACCGGTTGGTGTTTATGTTCTTTCTGTCGGAGATACTGTCGCGGTTGCTTTTGAGGGAAAAGCCGGAATGAAGCTAGACTCCATTAAAGTTGCATTGCGGAACACAGCTCAAATGCAGGGTGGAATATGGAGACTGAGAAACTCTGCTCCTGTTGTTACCGGTCAAAGATTAGCTGGTCCTTTCACGGTAGCAGGAATTACTACACCAGTTTACAATTCAGCAACACAAAGCTATCCTATCCCATATAACAATTGGGTCAAGGTTGATTTGAGATCAGCAAATATTGACGCAAGTACAGCATTTTCAGCGGCATTTGTAATAAATGGTGTATATGAAAATTCCGCATCACCATTTAATCGTGTTATGCACAGTGAGTTAACCGGTTCAACACCAATGAACAGCTGGACTTACTTGAATAATCCAAGCAGCGAAACTAGTCCTCCCGGCTGGTATTATATTGTAAATTCAGAACGAGGGACAGTATCATTATATTTAATTAGAGCCTACGTAAGTTCGACAGTCTCAGGTGTAAAAGAAGAGTATGAATTACTACCGGGCACTTATGCATTAGCTCAAAATTATCCAAATCCTTTTAATCCCGAAACTGCGATCAGTTATACACTAGCCGCGCCGCAATTTGTAAGCGTTAAAATTTATGACGCGCTCGGCAAAGAAATTAGAACTCTTGTTAATCAGGAGAGAGAAGCCGGAAGTTATAAAACCAATTGGAACGGTACTGACGATAATGGCAATTTAGTTTCGAGCGGAATCTATTTCTATAAAATTAATGCCGGTAACTTCACGCAGACAAAAAAAATGGTACTGGCAAAATAG